In Ovis aries strain OAR_USU_Benz2616 breed Rambouillet chromosome 14, ARS-UI_Ramb_v3.0, whole genome shotgun sequence, a single genomic region encodes these proteins:
- the LOC105605921 gene encoding carcinoembryonic antigen-related cell adhesion molecule 4-like isoform X1: MEPPSGPASRRHVPWSRLLLAVALLTFWTPPTTAQLTVETVPPLAAEGLDVLLLARIVEKNPLGYAWYRGERVDNAQLIASYRVDNNATTNGSVYSGRETVYPNGTLLIRNVTQRDTGPYTQLVTKKNLQTEIQTGHLHVHPVLPSPVITSNNSNPREHEDTVVLTCGAETQNTSYMWWINSQSLPKGMRLELSKDKRTLTVVAVTRNDTGPYVCEARNPVSVSRSDPFTLDVLSPVARPALQASNTTVTEREGPVLLTCLADENGVSIHWFFKGQSLLLAERMTLSSDKSTLTIDPVSREDTGDYQCEASNRGSSSRSETLRLRVTWRENSRALGVGAITGIVIGVLLVLTLLAVLGCFIFLHRGKWPPASTSGRGPSGSSVSQASLPDARPPAPIYQELVCPNTDVYCHISHKADVGP, translated from the exons ATGGAGCCCCCGTCAGGCCCTGCAAGCAGGCGGCATGTGCCCTGGAGCAGGCTCCTGCTGGCAG tCGCACTCTTAACTTTCTGGACCCCACCCACAACTGCCCAGCTCACTGTTGAAACGGTGCCCCCCCTTGCTGCAGAAGGGTTGGATGTTCTTCTACTTGCCCGCATCGTGGAAAAGAATCCTCTAGGCTATGCCTGGTACAGAGGAGAAAGGGTAGACAACGCCCAGCTAATTGCATCGTATAGGGTAGATAATAATGCAACTACCAATGGGTCTGTATACAGCGGACGGGAGACAGTTTACCCCAACGGAACCCTGCTGATCCGGAACGTCACCCAGAGAGACACAGGACCCTACACCCAGCTCGTTACAAAGAAAAATTTACAGACAGAAATACAAACTGGACACCTCCACGTGCACC CGGTGCTACCCTCACCCGTCATCACCAGCAACAACTCCAACCCCAGGGAGCACGAGGACACTGTGGTGTTAACATGTGGAGCTGAGACCCAGAACACCTCCTACATGTGGTGGATCAACAGTCAGAGCCTCCCCAAGGGCATGAGGCTGGAACTGTCCAAGGACAAGAGGACTCTCACAGTAGTCGCCGTGACAAGGAATGACACAGGACCCTATGTGTGTGAAGCCCGGAACCCAGTGAGTGTCAGCCGCAGTGACCCATTCACCCTGGATGTCCTCT CCCCAGTGGCACGGCCTGCCCTCCAAGCCAGCAACACCACAGTCACAGAACGCGAGGGCCCCGTGCTCCTGACCTGCCTCGCAGATGAGAATGGGGTCTCCATACACTGGTTCTTCAAAGGCCAGAGTCTCCTCCTCGCAGAGAGGATGACACTCTCTTCAGACAAGAGCACCCTCACCATAGACCCCGTCAGCAGAGAGGACACCGGGGATTATCAGTGTGAGGCCTCCAACAGGGGCAGCTCCAGCAGAAGTGAGACCCTCAGGCTGCGTGTGACCT gGAGAGAAAACAGCCGAGCCCTCGGTGTGGGGGCCATTACTGGCATCGTGATTGGGGTCCTGCTTGTGCTGACGCTGCTAGCTGTCCTggggtgtttcattttccttcacag AGGGAAGTGGCCCCCAGCGTCCACCTCAG GACGTGGTCCCTCTGGCAGCTCTGTCTCCCAG GCCTCCCTACCTGATGCCAGGCCACCAGCTCCTATCTACCAG GAATTAGTATGCCCGAACACAGATGTTTACTGTCATATCAGCCACAAAGCAGATGTGGGTCCTTAG
- the LOC105605921 gene encoding carcinoembryonic antigen-related cell adhesion molecule 7-like isoform X2: MEPPSGPASRRHVPWSRLLLAVALLTFWTPPTTAQLTVETVPPLAAEGLDVLLLARIVEKNPLGYAWYRGERVDNAQLIASYRVDNNATTNGSVYSGRETVYPNGTLLIRNVTQRDTGPYTQLVTKKNLQTEIQTGHLHVHPVLPSPVITSNNSNPREHEDTVVLTCGAETQNTSYMWWINSQSLPKGMRLELSKDKRTLTVVAVTRNDTGPYVCEARNPVSVSRSDPFTLDVLWRENSRALGVGAITGIVIGVLLVLTLLAVLGCFIFLHRGKWPPASTSGRGPSGSSVSQASLPDARPPAPIYQELVCPNTDVYCHISHKADVGP, translated from the exons ATGGAGCCCCCGTCAGGCCCTGCAAGCAGGCGGCATGTGCCCTGGAGCAGGCTCCTGCTGGCAG tCGCACTCTTAACTTTCTGGACCCCACCCACAACTGCCCAGCTCACTGTTGAAACGGTGCCCCCCCTTGCTGCAGAAGGGTTGGATGTTCTTCTACTTGCCCGCATCGTGGAAAAGAATCCTCTAGGCTATGCCTGGTACAGAGGAGAAAGGGTAGACAACGCCCAGCTAATTGCATCGTATAGGGTAGATAATAATGCAACTACCAATGGGTCTGTATACAGCGGACGGGAGACAGTTTACCCCAACGGAACCCTGCTGATCCGGAACGTCACCCAGAGAGACACAGGACCCTACACCCAGCTCGTTACAAAGAAAAATTTACAGACAGAAATACAAACTGGACACCTCCACGTGCACC CGGTGCTACCCTCACCCGTCATCACCAGCAACAACTCCAACCCCAGGGAGCACGAGGACACTGTGGTGTTAACATGTGGAGCTGAGACCCAGAACACCTCCTACATGTGGTGGATCAACAGTCAGAGCCTCCCCAAGGGCATGAGGCTGGAACTGTCCAAGGACAAGAGGACTCTCACAGTAGTCGCCGTGACAAGGAATGACACAGGACCCTATGTGTGTGAAGCCCGGAACCCAGTGAGTGTCAGCCGCAGTGACCCATTCACCCTGGATGTCCTCT gGAGAGAAAACAGCCGAGCCCTCGGTGTGGGGGCCATTACTGGCATCGTGATTGGGGTCCTGCTTGTGCTGACGCTGCTAGCTGTCCTggggtgtttcattttccttcacag AGGGAAGTGGCCCCCAGCGTCCACCTCAG GACGTGGTCCCTCTGGCAGCTCTGTCTCCCAG GCCTCCCTACCTGATGCCAGGCCACCAGCTCCTATCTACCAG GAATTAGTATGCCCGAACACAGATGTTTACTGTCATATCAGCCACAAAGCAGATGTGGGTCCTTAG